The nucleotide window ACATCCTGACTTCTTAATGCGTGCTCGTTCGCGTATTGTTTCAACCCACGCCCCCGTGTGGGGGGCGACATGGATTGCATGGTTATAATTATAGTTATAGGGAATGAACCTACCCCGATTAAATAGACACATAAAACGCACAATACCTGGTTCTTTCGCAGTTTAGCTAATTATTTTATTCAAAGACCTTTGTTTCTAATGGATTCTTGACTTCAACTATATGTTTTTCCGGCCGGGTTTACCCCTATCCCCCTAGGGGCCTGATTGTCAAGGGCGAGCGGCCCAGCCGCGAGGCGAAGCGTACCCTTTACAATCAGGACACTAGGGGGTAAAATCGGCGGGCCGGAAAAACATTATGCTGCTTTAAATATTTCCATTGGCACTCTGTAACCATTATTTGAGTGAATACGCTGCCGGTTGTAGAAAATCTCAATGTATTCAAATATTGCTGCCTTTGCCTCGAATCGAGTCTTAAACCGTTTGCCGTACAACCATTCTTGTTTTAGTTTTCCAAAGAAGGATTCCATCGGAGCGTTATCATAGCAGTTGCCCTTACGGCTCATGCTGCAGATGAATCCATTTTTCTGCAATATATCCCGGTACTCTTTGCTGGCATATTGGACACCGCGATCGC belongs to Syntrophomonadaceae bacterium and includes:
- a CDS encoding IS3 family transposase, giving the protein MQKNGFICSMSRKGNCYDNAPMESFFGKLKQEWLYGKRFKTRFEAKAAIFEYIEIFYNRQRIHSNNGYRVPMEIFKAA